In Helianthus annuus cultivar XRQ/B chromosome 3, HanXRQr2.0-SUNRISE, whole genome shotgun sequence, a single window of DNA contains:
- the LOC110928872 gene encoding uncharacterized protein LOC110928872 produces the protein MQMASSSNAPDVSRGVEGDLTYIQALNANVSNFVSVKLSSQSNYPIWKAQMLCLVDSQMLRGIIDYQFPLSGDKQYYQYHYDNLVKGWIFGSVNEKVLENLVDLRSAQEVWMKLKSIYDPPQSSTTGVASPGIIFRTDLVRVPETEDTSNIRLKKDLYKAADEGCWWKAKSILKNHKNATTEVINGNGDTILHVAVERGHNYFVENLLEFLKDEKAMKMENFKGQTALHIAAMVGNTYAAQLLVQKTQELLTIIDRNKERPFDTAFINLKHDVSTYLIKSGRSFEAYYLENAPFAIFSAIQTKEYDLATELLDKHPLFALGPNISFDIILLTTTLTFPTKIGFKESLIYPSFDNVRRKIAVRSSLLFHSNFLNKCVDDILRVGKICNNTCCSWLGNISMILIVPLATLYPIYELICLLILVLRLPFSMLYFHLWTVLAVNVRPVKNIEKKKKAYDEAKKFLSEICNRMGRSHPGYWKPIIEAVRRDTYEVVDEILFVSPDTINCKNEEGHDIIQLAIINRSEKVYNLIYHIIERTESCRKVTDSSMNSLAHLVGRLAPSSVLGRTTGAALQMQRELLWREEVQKLMSPLELIQDNIYKETPAMVFTREHQDLMMQGECWMKTTAESCSITAALIVTIVFAAAITVPGGNQESGIPVFKKETAFTIFAVSNAFSLFTATTALLLFLSILTTRFSEKDFLVSLPRRLILGLFTLFLSTIAMIVAFGAILFLVFCDHRPWMLAPIAGFACLPISIIY, from the exons ATGCAGATGGCTTCTTCATCTAATGCACCTGATGTTTCTAGAGGAGTAGAAGGAGACTTGACATATATACAGGCATTAAATGCCAATGTCTCCAACTTTGTTTCAGTAAAGCTTTCCAGCCAAAGCAACTATCCTATCTGGAAGGCTCAGATGCTTTGCCTCGTAGATAGTCAGATGTTGCGTGGGATCATTGATTACCAATTTCCTTTGTCCGGGGACAAGCAGTATTATCAATATCACTATGACAATCTTGTCAAAGGGTGGATTTTTGGTTCTGTCAACGAAAAAGTGCTCGAGAATTTGGTAGATCTTAGATCCGCACAAGAAGTTTGGATGAAACTAAAATCCATTTATGATCCACCACAAAGCTCTACGACAG GTGTCGCTTCACCAGGAATTATATTCAGAACAGACCTTGTAAGAGTTCCAGAAACAGAAGACACAAGCAACATCAGACTAAAGAAAGATTTGTACAAAGCTGCGGATGAAGGGTGTTGGTGGAAAGCAAAATCCATATTAAAAAACCATAAGAATGCAACCACCGAGGTAATCAATGGAAATGGTGACACGATCCTTCACGTAGCAGTTGAAAGGGGCCACAACTATTTCGTTGAAAACCTGTTGGAGTTTTTAAAAGACGAAAAAGCTATGAAAATGGAAAATTTTAAGGGTCAAACAGCCCTACACATTGCCGCAATGGTTGGCAATACCTACGCAGCACAACTCTTGGTTCAGAAGACGCAAGAGTTGTTAACGATCATAGACCGCAATAAAGAGAGACCATTTGATACTGCTTTTATCAATTTGAAGCACGATGTATCTACTTATTTGATTAAATCCGGACGTAGTTTTGAAGCCTATTATCTTGAAAATGCTCCCTTTGCCATCTTCTCTGCGATTCAAACAAAAGAATACG ATTTAGCAACAGAATTGCTTGACAAACATCCCCTATTTGCTCTTGGTCCAAATATTAGTTTTGATATTATATTGTTGACAACAACTCTAACCTTCCCAACCAAGATTGGTTTCAAGGAATCTTTAATCTATCCAT CTTTCGACAATGTCCGTCGGAAAATAGCCGTGAGAAGTTCTTTGCTATTTCACTCTAATTTTTTGAATAAATGTGTGGATGACATCTTAAGGGTAGGGAAAATCTGTAATAACACATGTTGCAGCTGGTTGGGGAATATTTCCATGATATTAATTG TCCCACTGGCCACACTTTATCCAATATATGAGTTGATTTGTCTACTCATTCTGGTGCTTCGTTTACCCTTCTCTATGTTGTATTTCCATCTATGGACGGTTTTAGCAGTTAACG TGCGTCCAGTCAAGAATATAGAGAAGAAGAAAAAAGCGTACGATGAAGCGAAGAAGTTTTTGAGTGAGATATGTAATCGTATGGGCCGATCACACCCTGGTTACTGGAAGCCAATTATTGAAGCTGTACGCCGAGATACCTACGAGGTTGTTGATGAGATTCTATTTGTGTCACCTGATACAATCAACTGTAAGAATGAAGAAGGGCATGACATTATTCAGTTAGCCATAATAAATCGTTCAGAAAAGGTATACAACCTTATCTATCACATAATTGAGCGCACCGAGTCTTGTAGAAAAGTGACGGATTCTTCTATGAATTCTCTTGCACACTTGGTTGGAAGATTGGCACCTTCTTCTGTACTCGGTCGTACTACTGGTGCAGCACTACAAATGCAACGGGAGCTTTTATGGCGTGAG GAAGTGCAGAAGCTCATGTCACCTCTAGAACTTATACAAGATAATATCTATAAGGAAACACCAGCAATGGTGTTCACCAGGGAACACCAGGATTTGATGATGCAAGGAGAATGCTGGATGAAAACAACAGCTGAATCATGCAGCATCACTGCTGCATTAATTGTCACAATTGTATTCGCAGCGGCAATCACTGTACCTGGTGGGAATCAAGAATCTGGCATCCCTGTGTTTAAAAAGGAAACTGCCTTCACTATCTTTGCAGTATCTAATGCATTCTCACTATTTACAGCGACTACCGCACTATTACTGTTCTTATCAATCCTCACCACACGTTTTTCCGAAAAAGATTTTCTGGTCAGTTTACCAAGAAGGTTGATTTTGGGTCTTTTCACGTTATTCCTCTCTACAATTGCCATGATTGTAGCCTTTGGTGCAATCTTGTTCCTTGTCTTTTGTGATCACAGACCATGGATGTTGGCACCAATAGCTGGATTTGCTTGCTTGCCGATTTCAATTATTTATTAG